Proteins encoded within one genomic window of Glycine soja cultivar W05 chromosome 1, ASM419377v2, whole genome shotgun sequence:
- the LOC114422465 gene encoding telomere repeat-binding factor 2-like: MGAPKQKWTAEEEAALKAGVVKHGAGKWRTILTDPEFSSILRMRSNVDLKDKWRNINVTAIWGSRQKAKLALKKNLLPSTKIDNNHMALSTVVQRDKEVANPKPLAVSSGTSPNSKEKISKLQNFQLDNLILESIIKLKEPRGSDQAAIAAYIEDQYCSTPTLRKLLSTKLKHMVASGKLMKVKHKYRIATNLTISEKRRCSSLLLLEGRPKDSPKAEKTGVNILSKSEIDAELSKMKGVTPQEAAAAAAKAVAEAEAAIAEAEAAAREADAAEAEAEAARVFAKAAMKALKCKTLRI, encoded by the exons ATGGGTGCTCCTAAGCAGAAATGGACTGCAGAGGAAGAAGCAGCATTGAAAGCTGGAGTAGTCAAACACGGGGCTGGAAAATGGCGCACCATACTTACTGACCCAGAGTTCAGTTCCATTTTGCGCATGCGTTCAAATGTAGATCTCAAG GACAAATGGAGGAACATAAATGTGACAGCAATATGGGGATCAAGGCAGAAAGCAAAGCTTGCTCTTAAAAAGAACCTACTACCATCCACCAAAATCGACAATAACCACATGGCCTTGAGTACTGTAGTTCAACGTGACAAAGAAGTTGCAAATCCCAAGCCTTTGGCAGTTTCTAGTGGGACATCTCCTAattcaaaggaaaaaatatcGAAGCTACAGAACTTCCA GTTGGATAATCTTATATTAGAGTCCATTATCAAGTTGAAGGAGCCAAGGGGTTCTGACCAGGCAGCAATTGCTGCATATATAGAG GATCAATACTGTTCTACGCCGACCCTCAGAAAGTTACTGTCAACAAAACTGAAGCACATGGTGGCTAGTGGAAAATTAATGAAG GTAAAGCATAAGTACAGGATTGCAACAAATTTAACAATATCTGAGAAAAGAAGATGCTCTTCCCTGTTACTCCTGGAAGGGAGGCCCAAAGATTCTCCAAAAGCAGAGAAGACTGGTGTCAACATCCTTTCAAAATCCGAAATTGATGCAGAGCTATCGAAAATGAAGGGTGTGACACCTCAAGAGGCTGCGGCGGCAGCTGCAAAAGCAGTTGCAGAGGCAGAAGCTGCCATTGCCGAGGCTGAGGCAGCAGCTAGGGAGGCAGATGCTGCAGAAGCCGAGGCAGAGGCTGCACGAGTGTTTGCAAAAGCAGCAATGAAAGCACTAAAATGCAAGACACTTCGTATTTG A